GCGCAGGATCAGGGCCTCGACCCCGTCGGCCTCCACCGCGTCCACCACCCAGGCGCCCAGGCCCGCGCGGCGCATGTTGGCGGCCTCCAGGCGGTGGTCGCCGCGCTGGTTGCGGTACACCTTCACGACCACGTCGCCGCCGGGCGCGGCATACACCCGGCTCTGCATGCCCGCGTCCATCGGGGTCAGCGGACCGAAGCGGGCTTCCAGCACGGGAAAGCGGTGGGTTGGCAGGCCGCCCGGAGTCACGCGCGCATCATAGCGGGGGCCGCGTTGCCGGGCGGACCGGGAGCCGGACCGGAGGCGGGCGGGAAACGCCGCGCCTCAATCGGCACTCGCCCGCGCCGCGCCCGGTCCGCCCGCCGCCTCGCCCACAGGGGCCGGTTCGGGGGGCAACTTCAGCAGCAGCTCGACCAGCCGCGCGTCGAGGCTCCGGCCAGCTTCCGCCTGCACCCGTTCGGGGTCGCCCAGCCGCACCGAGGCGTTGGCGACCGCCAGAATGCGCGCGTACAGCGGAATGCTCTCGCCTTCCAGGCCGCCCGGCTGCCCCGCCCCGTCCCAGCGCTCGTGGTGGTGGCGGATCGCTTTTTGCGCCTGCGCGAGGTGCGGCACGCTGTGCAGGAAGTTCGCCCCCACCTCGGCGTGCCCGGTCTCGCCGTGGATCTTGCCCAGGTCGTGCAGCGCTCCGGCGTACCACAGCTCCTCCAGCTCGCGGCCCGACAGCCCCAGCGCCCGGCCCAGCCGCACCGCCGTGTCCGCGACCGCCTGGCCGTGGCCCAGCGCGTCGAACTCCTGGCTCTCCACCGCCTCGACCACCGCCGCCGCGATATGCCGGGCGGTCTGGCGCCACTCGTCGCGCGACTCGAACACGCCCAGCAGCGGCGCGACGGCCCCGGCCCAGCGCGCGGCGGCCTCCTGCTGCTCCGGCGTGACACTGCCACGGGTCCGGTCGAGCACCAGCACCCCCAGGCTGCGCCCCCGGTCCAGCAGCGGCACGACCAGCGTCACGGCCGCGTCGCGCAGCCCCGCCTCGTCGAGCGCCGCCTGCACCTCGGGCGGGTTGAGCGCGTACACCTCGCGGCTGCCCGCCTCCAGCAGGCGCGGGCGCGTGCCGCTCCACGGCCCGGCCAGCAGGGTGCCCACCAGGCTCTTGGGATAGCCGGAGGCGGCCGCCACCCGGTCCGGCCCTCCCCGGTCCTGGGCCGCCCGGCGCAGCACGGCGTACCCGCGCGCCTCGCCTCCCAGCAGGCCGCAGGCATGGGCCAGGGCGGCTTCCAGAACCCCCCGCGTGTTGGGCCGGGCCAGCAGGTCCGCGAGCACCTGGGCAGAATCGGAGGGCTGGTCCTCCACCGGGAGGGCAGCGGACGGACGGGGATCAGGCCCGGACGGGGCCGGGGACTGCGGACGGGGGCGTCGGAACACGTTCCGGTCAGTATAGCCGCGCTACGTTACGCGGGTGACACGCCCGCTCCCCCCCACCCCCCGGCCTTCCTGCGACCCGCACGCGCGGGTGACCGGTCCGGTCGAGCGCGGGTACGCCGCCTACGCCCGCCGGGCGGCCGCCTGGACCGCCCGTTACCAGGAACGCGGCGGGCGGGTGTTTTGCGGGGCGGGGTGTTTCGCGTGTTGCAACATGCCCATCCGGGTCAGCCTGGCCGAGGCGCTGCTGACCGCCGGGGCGCTGGACGCCGCGCAGGCCGCCGCCGTCGCCGCGCACGCCCGCCGGGTCCTGCACAACGCCCGCACCGCCCCCGACGACGAGACCTACGTGGAGCGCCACCGCCGCGAGGTGGGGTTTTGCCCGCTGCTCGACCCCAGGAGCGGCGGCTGCACCCAGTACGCCGTGCGCCCCACCCGCTGCCGCGACACCTTCAGCGCCCTGCCCGCCCGCTACTGCGAGGCCGGCGCGTGGGAGCAGATGACCCGCCGCGAGCGCGAGAGCTACCGGCGCGAGGTCGCCCGCACCCCCGGCACCGACGGCGAACTGCACTTCATCGCGCCGCTGGAACACCTCTCCGAGCCGGTGTGGGCCGCCGCCGCGAGGGCGATGCGCGCCGAGTGGGGCCTGGAGGTCTGGGGCGACTTCTGGGTGCTCACCACCCTGGCCCGCGACCCGCAGTTCATGGCCGGGGTCGGGCGGGGGGACGCGCGGGGGGCCTGGCGGGCCGCCAAGGCGGCGGGGCTGGCGCATCCCGCGATTCTGGAACTGGACTGACGCAGCCCGGCTCCTGCCGCGCTCTAGAAGCTGCTGCCCCCGCCGATCCGCACCCCCTGGTAGTAGGCGTAGGCGGCGCTGTAGCAAGCCGGGCGGGCGTACCAGCCCTTGGCGGCGCAGATCGCCTTCATGTTGGCGTAAAAGGCGTCGTCGGTGGCGAGGCGGTTGGCGGCCGTGCGCTCATAGACCTTGAGGTTGCGGTAGCCGAAATCGTGGACGTTGCAGGCGGGCCGGAAATCCTCGCGGTAGCCCAGGCCCACGCCGTCGGGGGCGCTGCATCCGTCGCGGGTCCAGTCCAGGCCGCTGTAGGGCAAGGCAGTGCCGGCGTAGGCACCGTACTGGGCGGTGTAGTTCGCCACGCTGCCCCAGCCGGTGCGCTTGACGTAGGCCAGCCGGTCGCTGGCGAGGTCAAGGCCGGTCAGCGCCGGCACCTGGGGGCGCGAGTGGTCCGCCGGGCGCTCCCCGTAGGCCTCCTGAAGCGCCGCAAGCAGGCCGGGGGCGTCCCCGTAACGGGCCAGGACCGCCTGACTGTCCGCGTCTTGAAGCTCGGGGCGAGCCGCGTAGGAGGCGGTCAGACTGGCAGAGGGGGCGGGGGCGGAGGGGGGGACCGGGGGCGCCGCTCCACAGGCGGCGAGGGCGAGCGTCAGCAGGGCGGCGGGCCGTCGGTTCATG
The sequence above is a segment of the Deinococcus budaensis genome. Coding sequences within it:
- a CDS encoding YkgJ family cysteine cluster protein, with the protein product MTRPLPPTPRPSCDPHARVTGPVERGYAAYARRAAAWTARYQERGGRVFCGAGCFACCNMPIRVSLAEALLTAGALDAAQAAAVAAHARRVLHNARTAPDDETYVERHRREVGFCPLLDPRSGGCTQYAVRPTRCRDTFSALPARYCEAGAWEQMTRRERESYRREVARTPGTDGELHFIAPLEHLSEPVWAAAARAMRAEWGLEVWGDFWVLTTLARDPQFMAGVGRGDARGAWRAAKAAGLAHPAILELD
- a CDS encoding HD domain-containing phosphohydrolase — protein: MFRRPRPQSPAPSGPDPRPSAALPVEDQPSDSAQVLADLLARPNTRGVLEAALAHACGLLGGEARGYAVLRRAAQDRGGPDRVAAASGYPKSLVGTLLAGPWSGTRPRLLEAGSREVYALNPPEVQAALDEAGLRDAAVTLVVPLLDRGRSLGVLVLDRTRGSVTPEQQEAAARWAGAVAPLLGVFESRDEWRQTARHIAAAVVEAVESQEFDALGHGQAVADTAVRLGRALGLSGRELEELWYAGALHDLGKIHGETGHAEVGANFLHSVPHLAQAQKAIRHHHERWDGAGQPGGLEGESIPLYARILAVANASVRLGDPERVQAEAGRSLDARLVELLLKLPPEPAPVGEAAGGPGAARASAD
- a CDS encoding phospholipase A2, whose translation is MNRRPAALLTLALAACGAAPPVPPSAPAPSASLTASYAARPELQDADSQAVLARYGDAPGLLAALQEAYGERPADHSRPQVPALTGLDLASDRLAYVKRTGWGSVANYTAQYGAYAGTALPYSGLDWTRDGCSAPDGVGLGYREDFRPACNVHDFGYRNLKVYERTAANRLATDDAFYANMKAICAAKGWYARPACYSAAYAYYQGVRIGGGSSF